From a region of the Bradyrhizobium sp. KBS0727 genome:
- a CDS encoding DUF1194 domain-containing protein has protein sequence MRWYVSIGAVLVAGVLAGGDVAGVAAPGPNNQLRNLSSPASVSAAPVSPESGRRSADKEATPSVDIELILAVDVSYSMDMDELAIQREGYAQAIVSKEFLQALKSGPNGKIAVTYFEWAASSDQKIIIPWRVIDGPETADAVANEIMKTPIRRASRTSISGAINFAMPLFDENPHRGLRRVIDISGDGPNNNGGPVVAARDAALEKGIVINGLPIMVKEPSYSTMDIDNLDFYYEDCVIGGPGAFVVAIKDREKFKEAIRTKLLLEVAGRTPERPVVPAAATAKEPRVSCLIGEKIWQDRWGR, from the coding sequence ATGCGCTGGTATGTCTCGATCGGGGCCGTGCTTGTGGCAGGTGTGCTCGCCGGCGGCGACGTCGCGGGTGTCGCCGCGCCCGGCCCAAACAACCAACTCCGCAACCTCTCGAGTCCTGCGTCCGTGAGCGCCGCGCCAGTGAGCCCCGAGTCAGGCCGTCGATCGGCCGACAAGGAAGCCACGCCGTCGGTCGATATCGAATTGATTCTCGCCGTCGACGTCTCCTATTCGATGGACATGGACGAACTCGCGATCCAGCGCGAGGGCTACGCCCAGGCAATCGTCTCCAAGGAGTTTCTGCAGGCGCTGAAGAGCGGCCCGAACGGCAAGATCGCAGTGACCTATTTCGAGTGGGCTGCCTCCAGCGACCAGAAGATCATCATCCCGTGGCGGGTGATCGACGGCCCCGAAACCGCCGATGCCGTCGCCAACGAAATCATGAAGACCCCGATCCGGCGGGCATCGCGCACCTCGATATCCGGCGCGATCAATTTCGCGATGCCGCTGTTCGACGAGAACCCGCATCGCGGCCTGCGCCGCGTGATCGATATTTCCGGCGATGGCCCGAACAATAACGGCGGACCCGTCGTCGCCGCCCGCGATGCCGCGCTCGAAAAGGGCATCGTCATCAACGGCCTGCCGATCATGGTCAAGGAGCCGTCCTACTCGACGATGGATATCGACAACCTCGATTTCTACTACGAGGATTGCGTCATCGGCGGCCCCGGCGCGTTCGTGGTAGCGATCAAGGACCGCGAAAAATTCAAGGAAGCGATCCGCACCAAGCTGCTGCTCGAGGTTGCCGGTCGCACCCCGGAACGCCCGGTCGTCCCCGCCGCCGCCACAGCCAAGGAGCCGCGCGTCAGCTGCCTGATCGGCGAGAAGATCTGGCAGGACCGATGGGGGCGGTAA
- a CDS encoding c-type cytochrome, translated as MFRTGIVAAAWLLAASNGAYAETPAERGAYLVKSIMACGNCHTPRDADGKPIEALALSGGLTFNTPPFIATAPNITQDTETGIGSWSDAEIKRALIEGMRPDHGHLAGVPLAAIMPANFYKALLPDDLDAVVAYLRSVKAIRNRVSDPVYKAPVRRDAYPDADAGFSKADLADPVKRGAYLVTIGHCMECHSAWSRGVSDFRGGLGGGGRLFPPRDGSPEGTPATIVPNITAHPTSGIGGWTDTEIGHAVTHGVARDGRPLKPPMAYGYYASLKSSDLADIVAYLRTVPALP; from the coding sequence ATGTTTCGAACAGGTATCGTGGCCGCCGCCTGGCTGCTGGCGGCCTCGAATGGCGCCTACGCGGAAACGCCGGCCGAACGCGGCGCCTATCTCGTCAAGTCGATCATGGCCTGCGGCAACTGCCACACGCCGCGCGACGCCGACGGCAAGCCGATCGAAGCGCTAGCCCTGTCCGGCGGCCTCACCTTCAACACCCCGCCCTTCATCGCCACCGCGCCGAACATCACCCAGGACACCGAGACCGGAATCGGAAGCTGGAGCGACGCCGAAATCAAGCGCGCGCTGATCGAGGGAATGCGACCCGATCATGGCCACCTCGCCGGCGTGCCGCTGGCGGCAATCATGCCGGCGAATTTCTACAAGGCCCTGCTGCCGGACGATCTCGACGCCGTCGTCGCCTATCTGCGCAGCGTCAAGGCAATCAGGAACCGGGTTTCCGATCCCGTCTACAAGGCCCCGGTGCGCCGCGATGCCTATCCCGACGCCGATGCCGGATTCAGCAAGGCTGACCTGGCCGATCCCGTGAAGCGTGGGGCCTATCTCGTCACCATCGGCCATTGCATGGAATGCCACTCGGCATGGTCGCGCGGCGTATCCGATTTCAGAGGCGGTCTCGGCGGCGGTGGCCGCCTGTTCCCGCCGCGCGACGGATCGCCGGAGGGAACGCCGGCAACCATCGTCCCCAACATCACCGCGCATCCAACCTCCGGCATCGGCGGCTGGACCGATACGGAAATCGGCCACGCCGTCACCCATGGCGTGGCGCGCGACGGACGACCGCTGAAGCCGCCGATGGCCTATGGTTACTATGCCAGTCTCAAAAGCTCCGATCTGGCCGATATCGTCGCCTATCTGCGAACCGTGCCGGCGCTGCCATAG